From the genome of Streptacidiphilus rugosus AM-16, one region includes:
- the coaE gene encoding dephospho-CoA kinase encodes MVKVGLTGGIGAGKSEVSRRLAVLGAVIVDADLIAREVVAPGTPGLAAVVAEFGEDVLAADGSLDRPRLGAVVFADPDRLAALNAIVHPLVRDRSAALEAAAGPDAVVVNDVPLLAENKLAPLYDLVVVVDAADETRLRRLVDLRGMTEEDARARMAAQASRADRLAVADLVIDNDGPLDGLEAQVREVWRKLRDYAPRRG; translated from the coding sequence ATGGTGAAGGTTGGACTCACGGGCGGTATCGGCGCAGGCAAGAGCGAGGTGTCGCGGCGGCTCGCCGTGCTCGGCGCGGTGATCGTGGACGCGGACCTGATCGCGCGCGAGGTCGTCGCCCCGGGGACGCCGGGGCTCGCCGCCGTCGTGGCCGAGTTCGGCGAGGACGTGCTGGCCGCCGACGGCTCGCTGGACCGGCCGCGCCTCGGCGCCGTCGTCTTCGCCGACCCCGACAGGCTCGCGGCGCTCAACGCGATCGTGCACCCCCTGGTCCGCGACCGCTCCGCCGCGCTGGAGGCCGCCGCCGGGCCCGACGCCGTCGTCGTCAACGACGTGCCGCTGCTCGCGGAGAACAAGCTCGCGCCGCTCTACGACCTGGTGGTCGTGGTGGACGCCGCCGACGAGACCCGGCTGCGGCGGCTGGTGGACCTGCGGGGCATGACCGAGGAGGACGCGCGCGCCCGGATGGCCGCGCAGGCGAGCCGCGCCGACCGCCTCGCCGTCGCCGACCTGGTGATCGACAACGACGGCCCGCTGGACGGGCTCGAGGCGCAGGTCCGCGAGGTGTGGCGGAAGCTGCGGGACTACGCGCCCCGCCGGGGCTGA
- a CDS encoding MMPL family transporter, with amino-acid sequence MHQKSTRCSGPFAALGRFSFRHRRWVALAWTVLVVLGLLFGTKVFNVAAPSAKAAGSESAVGSALLSQAGTSKDALQALVSGRSPDDAKVRSAVASAEKDLRALPGVASVSDVKAADGSSQVLSVQLGDAKALDRATARLDRIAADSGATVRLGGNQVLQQQVQEQTKSDTEGGEMIALPVTLAVMVLIFGGFVAAGLPLLGAIGSVAGALLALFGFTRIMPMDTSVLPITTVLGLGLSIDYALLMVNRFREERSKGATIEAAVERTSATAGRTIAFSALTVAVALSGLFVLTSPIFRAVAAAGVSVVVITVLSGLTLVPAMLGFAGKRIKPPKRGVRDDGRFAWVVRQVQRKALPVALGAAALLVACAGPFFGAHAQSLGTQVLPSSFSSREVADVIAADYPQLAEPDVTVYVKSDKAVATAYAEKIATLADVRSAQVTETGGSGDSAWSAVGVRVDGTAQGATAQHVVGELRADRAGLETWVTGNAASVVDFRHEIDTRGPWALGLIVVATFILLFLMTGSVVVPVKALVMNLLSLGAALGVMTLVFQDGWFSGLLGFTPTGGLEAWIPVLVFVFSFGLSMDYEVFLLSRIKELHDEGYACSRSVELGVQRSGRIITSAAALMVIVFLGFSTGRMLDIKEIGLALAVAVLVDATLVRMLLVPATMSLFGKGNWWAPAPLRRLYARFGLKEHANLPPLPEAVGALPLQRSQAPESESLPVPAADRRAA; translated from the coding sequence ATGCACCAGAAGTCCACGCGTTGCAGCGGCCCCTTCGCAGCGCTCGGAAGGTTCAGCTTCCGCCATCGGCGCTGGGTCGCGCTCGCCTGGACCGTGCTCGTGGTCCTGGGCCTCCTCTTCGGCACCAAGGTCTTCAACGTCGCCGCCCCGTCCGCCAAGGCGGCCGGCTCCGAGTCCGCCGTCGGCAGTGCGCTGCTGTCCCAGGCCGGGACGAGCAAGGACGCGCTGCAGGCCCTGGTCTCCGGCAGGTCCCCCGACGACGCGAAGGTGCGCAGCGCCGTCGCCTCCGCCGAGAAGGACCTGAGGGCCCTGCCCGGCGTCGCCTCGGTGAGCGACGTCAAGGCCGCCGACGGCTCCTCGCAGGTGCTCAGCGTCCAGCTCGGCGACGCCAAGGCGCTCGACCGGGCCACCGCCCGCCTGGACCGGATCGCCGCGGACAGCGGCGCCACCGTGAGGCTCGGCGGCAACCAGGTGCTCCAGCAGCAGGTGCAGGAGCAGACCAAGTCGGACACCGAGGGCGGCGAGATGATCGCGCTGCCGGTCACCCTCGCGGTGATGGTGCTGATCTTCGGCGGCTTCGTGGCGGCCGGCCTGCCGCTGCTCGGGGCGATCGGCTCGGTGGCCGGCGCGCTGCTGGCGCTGTTCGGCTTCACCCGGATCATGCCGATGGACACCAGCGTGCTGCCCATCACGACCGTCCTCGGCCTCGGGCTCTCCATCGACTACGCGCTCCTCATGGTCAACCGCTTCCGCGAGGAACGCAGCAAGGGCGCCACCATCGAGGCCGCCGTGGAGCGCACCAGCGCCACAGCCGGGCGGACCATCGCGTTCTCGGCGCTGACCGTCGCGGTGGCGCTCTCCGGCCTGTTCGTACTGACCAGCCCGATCTTCAGGGCCGTGGCGGCGGCCGGGGTCAGCGTCGTCGTCATCACCGTGCTCTCCGGCCTCACCCTGGTCCCGGCGATGCTGGGCTTCGCCGGGAAGCGGATCAAGCCGCCCAAGCGCGGGGTGCGGGACGACGGCCGCTTCGCGTGGGTCGTCCGCCAGGTGCAGCGCAAGGCCCTCCCGGTGGCGCTGGGCGCGGCAGCGCTGCTGGTCGCCTGCGCGGGGCCGTTCTTCGGGGCGCACGCCCAGAGCCTGGGTACGCAGGTGCTGCCGAGCAGCTTCAGCAGCCGCGAGGTCGCCGACGTGATCGCGGCGGACTACCCCCAGCTGGCCGAGCCGGACGTCACGGTCTACGTGAAGAGCGACAAGGCCGTCGCGACCGCCTACGCCGAGAAGATCGCCACCCTGGCGGACGTGCGATCGGCCCAGGTCACCGAGACCGGCGGCAGCGGCGACTCGGCCTGGTCGGCCGTCGGCGTGCGGGTGGACGGCACGGCGCAGGGCGCGACCGCCCAGCACGTCGTGGGCGAGCTGCGGGCCGACCGGGCCGGCCTGGAGACCTGGGTCACCGGCAACGCGGCGAGCGTCGTCGACTTCCGGCACGAGATCGACACCCGCGGCCCCTGGGCGCTCGGGCTGATCGTCGTGGCGACCTTCATCCTGCTGTTCCTGATGACCGGCTCGGTCGTCGTGCCGGTCAAGGCGCTGGTGATGAACCTGCTCTCGCTGGGTGCGGCGCTCGGCGTGATGACGCTGGTCTTCCAGGACGGCTGGTTCAGCGGCCTGCTCGGCTTCACGCCGACGGGCGGCCTGGAGGCGTGGATCCCGGTCCTGGTCTTCGTCTTCTCCTTCGGGCTCTCCATGGACTACGAGGTCTTCCTGCTCTCCCGGATCAAGGAACTCCACGACGAGGGCTACGCCTGCTCGCGCTCGGTGGAACTCGGCGTGCAGCGCAGCGGCCGGATCATCACCTCGGCGGCGGCGCTGATGGTGATCGTCTTCCTGGGCTTCTCGACCGGACGGATGCTCGACATCAAGGAGATCGGCCTCGCCCTGGCGGTGGCGGTGCTGGTGGACGCCACGCTGGTACGGATGCTGCTGGTGCCGGCCACGATGTCGCTGTTCGGCAAGGGCAACTGGTGGGCTCCCGCTCCGCTGCGCCGCCTCTACGCCCGCTTCGGCCTGAAGGAGCACGCCAACCTCCCGCCGCTCCCGGAGGCCGTCGGCGCGCTGCCGCTCCAGCGGTCCCAGGCCCCCGAGTCCGAGTCCCTGCCCGTCCCCGCCGCGGACCGCCGAGCGGCCTGA
- the rpsA gene encoding 30S ribosomal protein S1 — protein MTSSTEAPTTPQVAVNDIGDAEAFLAAIDETIKYFNDGDIVEGTIVKVDRDEVLLDIGYKTEGVIPSRELSIKHDVDPHEVVAVGDSIEALVLQKEDKEGRLILSKKRAQYERAWGTIEKIKDEDGIVTGTVIEVVKGGLILDIGLRGFLPASLVEMRRVRDLQPYVGKELEAKIIELDKNRNNVVLSRRAWLEQTQSEVRQTFLTTLQKGQVRSGVVSSIVNFGAFVDLGGVDGLVHVSELSWKHIDHPSEVVEVGQEVTVEVLDVDMDRERVSLSLKATQEDPWQQFARTHQIGQVVPGKVTKLVPFGAFVRVDEGIEGLVHISELAERHVEIPEQVVQVGDEIFVKVIDIDLERRRISLSLKQANESFGADPASVEFDPTLYGMAASYDDQGNYIYPEGFDPEANDWLPGYEKQREEWERQYAEAQQRFEQHQAQVIKSREADAEAAAAGEGAAVEVGGGSVSGGSYSSSSDETSGALATDEALAALREKLAGGQS, from the coding sequence ATGACGAGCAGCACCGAGGCCCCCACCACTCCCCAGGTTGCGGTCAACGACATCGGCGACGCCGAGGCCTTCCTCGCCGCGATCGACGAGACCATCAAGTACTTCAACGATGGTGACATCGTCGAAGGCACCATCGTGAAGGTTGACCGTGACGAGGTGCTCCTCGACATCGGTTACAAGACCGAGGGCGTCATCCCGTCCCGCGAGCTGTCCATCAAGCACGACGTCGACCCGCACGAGGTCGTCGCCGTCGGTGACAGCATCGAGGCCCTTGTTCTCCAGAAGGAGGACAAGGAGGGTCGTCTGATCCTGTCCAAGAAGCGCGCCCAGTACGAGCGCGCCTGGGGCACGATCGAGAAGATCAAGGACGAGGACGGCATCGTCACCGGTACCGTCATCGAGGTCGTCAAGGGTGGTCTCATCCTCGACATCGGCCTCCGTGGCTTCCTCCCCGCCTCGCTCGTCGAGATGCGTCGTGTCCGCGACCTCCAGCCGTACGTCGGCAAGGAGCTCGAGGCCAAGATCATCGAGCTGGACAAGAACCGCAACAACGTGGTCCTGTCCCGCCGTGCCTGGCTGGAGCAGACCCAGAGCGAGGTCCGTCAGACCTTCCTCACCACCCTGCAGAAGGGCCAGGTGCGCTCCGGCGTCGTCTCCTCGATCGTCAACTTCGGTGCCTTCGTGGACCTGGGTGGCGTCGACGGCCTGGTGCACGTCTCCGAGCTGTCCTGGAAGCACATCGACCACCCGTCCGAGGTTGTCGAGGTCGGCCAGGAGGTCACCGTCGAGGTTCTCGACGTGGACATGGACCGCGAGCGCGTCTCCCTGTCGCTGAAGGCGACCCAGGAGGACCCGTGGCAGCAGTTCGCCCGGACCCACCAGATCGGTCAGGTCGTCCCGGGTAAGGTCACCAAGCTGGTTCCGTTCGGTGCGTTCGTCCGCGTGGACGAGGGCATCGAGGGCCTGGTCCACATCTCCGAGCTGGCCGAGCGCCACGTCGAGATCCCGGAGCAGGTCGTCCAGGTCGGCGACGAGATCTTCGTCAAGGTCATCGACATCGACCTCGAGCGTCGTCGCATCAGCCTCTCGCTGAAGCAGGCCAACGAGTCGTTCGGCGCCGACCCGGCCTCGGTCGAGTTCGACCCGACCCTCTACGGCATGGCCGCGTCCTACGACGACCAGGGCAACTACATCTACCCCGAGGGCTTCGACCCGGAGGCCAACGACTGGCTGCCCGGTTACGAGAAGCAGCGCGAGGAGTGGGAGCGCCAGTACGCCGAGGCGCAGCAGCGCTTCGAGCAGCACCAGGCGCAGGTCATCAAGAGCCGCGAGGCCGACGCCGAGGCTGCGGCCGCCGGCGAGGGCGCGGCTGTCGAGGTCGGCGGCGGTTCGGTCTCCGGTGGCTCGTACTCCTCCAGCAGCGACGAGACCTCGGGCGCCCTGGCGACCGACGAGGCCCTCGCCGCCCTGCGCGAGAAGCTCGCGGGCGGCCAGAGCTGA
- a CDS encoding class I SAM-dependent methyltransferase: MIDDTPPEPLPQATGDDDADAVRRDSGAAESSRANRGWWDRNADEYQDEHGSFLGDARFTWCPEGLDEADARLLGDPASLRGRRVLEIGAGAAQCSRWLAAQGALPVALDLSHRQLQHSLRIDQQLDREPVPLVQADATELPFADGSFDLACSAYGAVPFAADTARLMTEVHRVVRPGGHWVFSVTHPIRWAFPDEPGPEGLTALASYFDRTPYVEEDDAGAAVYVEHHRTMGDRVRELTLAGFRLVDLVEPEWPEGLTSEWGGWSPLRGRHIPGTAIFVCVRDGS, encoded by the coding sequence ATGATCGATGACACTCCCCCCGAGCCCCTGCCGCAGGCGACCGGCGACGACGACGCGGACGCCGTCCGCAGGGATTCCGGCGCCGCCGAGAGCAGCCGCGCCAACCGCGGCTGGTGGGACCGGAACGCCGACGAGTACCAGGACGAGCACGGCTCCTTCCTCGGTGACGCCCGCTTCACCTGGTGCCCCGAGGGCCTGGACGAGGCCGACGCCCGGCTGCTCGGCGACCCGGCCTCGCTGCGCGGTCGCCGGGTGCTGGAGATCGGCGCCGGCGCGGCCCAGTGCTCGCGCTGGCTCGCCGCGCAGGGCGCCCTGCCGGTGGCACTGGACCTCTCGCACCGTCAGTTGCAGCATTCGCTGCGGATCGACCAGCAGCTCGACCGCGAACCGGTCCCCCTGGTCCAGGCGGACGCGACGGAGCTGCCCTTCGCCGACGGCAGCTTCGACCTGGCCTGCTCCGCCTACGGCGCCGTCCCCTTCGCCGCCGACACCGCGCGGCTGATGACCGAGGTGCACCGGGTGGTGCGTCCGGGCGGACACTGGGTCTTCTCGGTGACCCACCCGATCCGCTGGGCCTTCCCCGACGAGCCCGGCCCCGAGGGACTGACGGCGCTCGCCTCCTACTTCGACCGCACGCCCTACGTCGAGGAGGACGACGCCGGCGCGGCGGTCTACGTCGAGCACCACCGCACGATGGGCGACCGGGTGCGCGAGCTGACCCTGGCCGGCTTCCGGCTGGTCGACCTGGTCGAGCCCGAGTGGCCCGAGGGACTGACCTCAGAGTGGGGCGGCTGGAGTCCCCTGCGCGGCCGTCACATCCCCGGCACGGCGATCTTCGTCTGCGTCAGGGACGGGAGTTGA